The DNA region TTCTTTGACTCTCCTGCAGGTTTCTGAGAATTAATTTGCCGGCTGGAGGTAATCCTACAGCAGTCGTATTCTCTGATGATGCGTCTTCGATAGTTGTGGCTTCCCAGACACTCAATGGTTCTTCTTTGTACATGTATGGGGAGGAAAAAACCAAAGCTTCTGATGAAACTAAACAACCCAAGCTTCCTCTCCCTGAAATTAAATGGGTACATCAAAAAGTCCATGAGAAAAAGGCTATTCTGACCCTTGTTGGAACTAATGCAAGTTATGGAACAGCTGATGGAAGTACAATTGTTGTCTCTTGCTCAGAAGGTAGTTTCATACCAATTATCCTGGAGTTGTCTGTTTTTGGTTGCTTCTTATGATCTGTTACTTTCCAGGGACTGATATCATGCTTTGGCATGGAAGAACTGGGAAGATTTTGGGAAATGTCGACACAAATCAGTTGAAAAATACAATGGCTGCCATATCACCAAATGGACGTTTTATTGCTGCTGCAGCTTTTACTGCAGACGTGAAGGTTAGTTATCTCTAATTTCTTCCTTGGGTAATTTAGGAAAATCCGTGACCaatataggttttttttatattaaaaaaaaattcttccattGAATATGAACTGTAGtggttttaaaatgttttattaagTTTCATGTTGATATTTTGCCATTTTTACAATCCTTTAACACTACCACTATGCAAGAATAGTGTAGTTACTCAGGCTTGATTTTATTCATACACAGCTATATGGAAAttttaccaaagaaaaaaagacatgaACTGTCAATGGCATGGGAACGTGCATGCTTGAGTTTATATAAGTAttctttcatttatttgttaAGAAATTCTTGCTGGAAAGTAGTTATCATGAAAGATGGAATAAAGCGGAGAGAATGAAAAGATGTTTTCAAGTAACAAGAAAACTTTATAGGGACCTCTCTTCTGATGCTTATTTTACTGAAGTGCACAATGATATTTGAAGGAACACATTTCCTCCAATTAGTGGTTAGTCCACATCTTTGCTTAATCGGTGTGTGAAAAGTGATACTGACTATTTTATGTACTCTTTTCTCCTTTCTTCCTGTCAATCAAAAGTAGCTTTTCTAGCTTTCTATTGATTCCTTCATTATGCAATTTTACACGccatttgtttcaatgaaaatcATTTCTAGAAAAATGATTTGTGTTCCTATGTTTTGTTatgaccttgaaaatgagccaGATTTCAACGGTTAGTCAATAGTGAGTATGTGGAGAGAGTCAAAGGGGGAAAAGAAAGTGAATAATGCAAGGAGCACCAAAATTATCTGAGATTTAatttttggatttgaattttgaatttggcCTTTAATATTGAAGGATTTAACTTTTAAGAGATTTAATGAGGTATTTTCCATATTGGTGTAATCCTTGAACCCTATTAAACTAGTGCTCTTGTAATTGTGTATGATTTGGAATAAGAATTatgatttgagaatatgtgtgtTTCCTCTTTGTTTGGTGGTGATGTCAAACAGCCTTAGGTGGTGATGCCTAGGGTTGCAGGCAGATTGTAGGTAGTGAAGCTTAGGGTTTTTTCTGCTTTATCTTTCGCTTTCCCCTTTTATATCTATTTCCTACCCATGTTCTACATCAGTTTTGTGAAGGCAGTATGATTTGGAATAAGAATTatgatttgagaatatgtgtttcctctttttttttggtggtgatgTCAAACACCCTTAGGTGGTGATGCTTAGGGCTTGCAGCCAGATtctaggtggtgaagcctagggtttgttttgtttagtctTTCTCTTTCCCCTTTTATCTCTATTTCCTACATGTGTTCTACACTGATGAAGTTACTATTGGCAGAGTTTTTTGTGGTGTAAATTCTATTTCTGGGGGTGTTGAGTATGTAACGTACTAGAAAATGTTTTTCGTTGACCTAGGACAAATAGGGGAATTTGTCTACGTGGTTGTGGTGGGTTTAGATTTAAGGAGAATTTCTGGTAGGTTTAGAATTGTTGAAGAAAGGGTTATTGGAATTTATCCGtgtggttgtggtgggtttAGAGTATGGAGAATATGATGTAGGTTCAGAATTGTTGAAGAAAGGATTATGGGGTTGTGATAGTAATTGAAAAGGTGGTTTGATGAGTTATTTAATGGCTATTTGGTAGAAGTATGtggggttttagggttttgatacgttaaaaaaaaaggcctgATTTGGAGTtgtaaggaagaagaaaaagaggggTTTTTCTGGTATTCATGGGCTGTATGAACTATACCCGTGAATAGTACCACACGACTTTTACTTCAATTTGACGTCACACGTGGACtccataaaataattctttaatAGGTGAGTTTACAAAGTAATAGCAGATAAATCTTCCATGGCTGCATCATTCGCTCTTAAAATACAGAACAAGTTTTCCTTTCTATAGGGCTCATTTTTCGTCAGCAATGGAAATGAATGTCATTTTTCCCTAGTGTTTggtacttatccaaaaaaaaaaatttccctagTGTTTGGTATGTATCCCTAGCATGTCAATTGAGTGTCCCACACATGTAATCTGGAACTGGGTGTGACTTAGTCCAGTAGTCTGTGTCAACTATTGGACTGCTCTTTTGCctcttataattttcttttgcagGTCTGGGAAGTTGTGTACTCAAAGGATGGTTCAGTCAAGGAGGTTTTAAAGGCTATGCAGCTTAAGGGGCACAAGGTTGTATATCTGTTTTCCttgtctttctctttttcaaattttcagatttttttactatatattgtatccgtggtttttttttttatctttagaTTTTGATGTTTTATACGGTATTGGGATTCCAAGATAATGTTCAATAGCATTTTATAGTTCTGGTTTGTTATCAACATTAATGACATTAAGAGAGCCAATACAAAGCATTTAATAGTGAAGCATGAAATGAAAAGTTGATCCTTAAGCTCTTCCTGTGATATAAGTTTATTATTATCACTAATTTTGAATTTGTCAACATATATCTAAACCTCAGTTTCTTTgtaatgtcaatttttttttattatagctTGATGGCCTAATAATTATATTGCTTCTGATGTCTAAaatcccttcttcttcttctttttgatgtTCAGAGTGCAGTAACTTGGTTATGCTTTACTCCCAACTCAGAGCAAATCATCACTGCATCCAAAGATGGCTCAATAAGAATTTGGAATATCAATGGTGTGTATACATTTCAAATGTCTTTATTCTAAGAATTTGGAATATAATGTTGTATATACATCTCATATGTCTTCCAATTAACTAATTAGCTAAAGGGGAAAAATGTATTTCTCCTAAAGTTCATTGGAGTAAGAGTCTACATTCTTGTGAACTTTATCTAAGTTAGAGATTGGAGGAATTGGGTTATGAAagtacaaaacaaaattttttccttctaaatcAGTTGAATCTTATCAATCCTTTAAGTTGAACAAGTATAAGTAAAGGATACATGGATAACAACAGGAGTGTGTATTTCTAATTGTAACTAAATTtctaattatgatttttataaGGGAGATTTATGCAAAATAGCCATAAAacaatgtacttttttttaaaatttactttgAGATAATATAtaaatctctttctctctctcagaaAATTACCCCTTTAGTAAACTTATATTCTGGTAATTCAAATGATGGGTGTTAAAATAATATTCACCTTAACCGCACTGTGCAAGTGTCTGGATGAAGAGAAAACATCATCAGAAAATGAACAACTACCCACTCCTTAAATATAAATGTGTAGCATATATTGCAAACAATGTGAATATAGGAGTTCTATCAATTTCTCATAATAAACAAACAAGATTTCTTGGGTAGAGGTGACAAGTCTTCCTTTCATGTGTTGGGTTAAGGATAATCTATTTTGAAtaatctattttctttttcaagactCTTCTGGAATGGGTTGGAGTGTTAGGCTGTCATTCTTTCTATTCAGTTCATGATTTATTTTCAGTTCATGGGTTTATGGACTTTGTACTTTACGCACTTGATTTGTACCTTGTCCCTGCtgtatacttcctgtatacTCAGGTGacacttttcttctttttataatatatttatgttacttatcaaaaaaaattattattttgttgtacGGCTTCTGACTTAATCTTGTCTATGCTGACTCATTTGTCTCTCCTCTTGAAGTTCGGTATCATCTTGATGAGGATCCAAAAACTCTGAAGGTGTTTTCAATTCCACTGCATGATTCAAGTGGTGCTACTTTGCACTATGATCGTCTCAGTATATCCCCAGATGGCAGGATATTGGCAGCAACCCATGGTTCAACATTGCAGTGGTTATCTGTAGAAACTGAGAAGGTTTTGGACACAGCTGACAAAGCCCATGATGGTATTAATTAGTTAAATGTTTTTCTGCTTTATTTTCTAATCTACTTTTTTCTGACTGTTATCTTAATTATAAATCTAGGTTATGAAAAGGAAATTATTTTGCTGCTTTATTGGTTATATATTGATTTGTTGTTAGCATGTGAATTTAGATATAGTTTTCCATATAAAAAATGCTGCCTAACTTTGTACCTTTATGAATTAACCGTTAATTTTTCTCCAATAACCCTTTGTAAGAATTATGTGAAGTTATAATCAGGATACTTTATCTCAATAATAATGAAACATTTTGTTATGAATCTTGTATTGACCTCAGTTTATAATGCAGGTGACATCACATGGATATCATGGGCACCTAAGGCCATTCCATTGGGTAAATCACCTTCCTTATGAAGCATAGTCGAATTGTCTgcatattttattctttttctgcTCTTGAACCCTAGATCTGAATTCAGTTTGATTCCTAGGGAAAACCCTAAGCGTGATGAAGTTTGAAAATGCCTACTAAGAAAACCCTATGTGGAaattctttttacattttgtaAAGTCTGGCAAGTCTACATGATGTTTGTGCATAAATTCCCATGTGTaatcaatgaaaagaaaaatttgcttaCACTCAGTTCTTTTTATTAGAAGGCATTAGTGCACAAAAGGCAGAATTTACACAATTTATTAGTGGATTTAGTTCAATAATTTATAAGAAGAATTCAGTCCAAGTATCGGGTAGCATATCAACGTCTTTGGATGTTCAGagtgtcaaaaaaataaaaattgagagtTTGGGTTGATAACACCATCAAAGTAGCTTTACTTTTGGCAAGAATACATTAAAAGTTTATTCTGATCCCCCTTATGCACTTGCAGTTCATGATTTGATCAATTACCTGAATTCCTTACTGATATCTCATATCTTCCCCTATGTCTTTGtttcatttacttttttgcccccTTAAAGATATGTATTTGATATAAACTGCATAACATCTTCATATTCTTTCAACAGGAGATGGAGAAGCTTTGGTTTTGGCCACGGCCAGTGTGGACAAGAAAGTGAAGTTGTGGGCAGCTCCTTCTACTCATTGATCCTAAAGGAACCTGTTAGTTAACTTATATGAAGCACTGCATGAAGATGCTCTCAATTTTGGTGACAAAGTTTtatacaaaatcaaacaaatgtgGTTTATTTTAACTGACCCTGGCTTACGATATGTGGTGATGCAAGATTAGTTTCTTTGTTCAAACTATCATGGACAGAACTAAGTGCTCAAACCAGATGCCGTCTTTCCTTTGCAATCATTTAGTGTCGCAGCCAGCTTGCCCATACTGGTCACGGGAAAGACATGGGAGATGCTTTTTGAATTATAAGATGGATGgaagcttttttgtttttagttgtttATGAGCTAGACCAACAAAAGAGACAAGTAGTGCCGAAAAACTAATCGGCTGCTGTGTAGTATAAGTTTATTTTACCGAGCACATTGtcttctgtgtgtgtgtgtgtgtgtgtgtgtgtgaatacAATGTTTATTAGTGCGGTAGAACCTGTCTTTTCTATGGCATTTTATCAAGCTTATTTATATAGTATCTGTGAGTAGCGATGCAATCAGCATTCATTAAAAACAAATCTTATACATCTTTGAACTATTTATGAAGAAACAACAGATCATTTGGGTTTTTGTAACAAAAAGACAATGCAAAGTGCTTGTTTGGAATTCAcctattttgctaaaactgaaaacttattgctgaaagtattgtaacaaaatatttcaaaagcTAGCTGATTGTTCTTTtggctaaaagtactgtagctGAATTAAATGACATCTAAATTGAATGAAATAAAGAGAAATCCACAGATAAGTcacacaaaaatacaaaacccacaCAATTCCATTGATATTTTGTTAACGCAAAATTCAGTCACACCCAACAAAAGGGGAAAACACACCCAACAcgttagaatataaaaaatttaaatacaactCACCGACAACATCGTCTCTCCCTCCTAGTGGCGGCATCagttttgtgattgattttCTCTCACAGCCAAGAAAATTACTGGTAAAGGTTTGTtcaaataaaggaagaaaatagTGGTTGTTGGTGGGTTTGTCCAAATAAAGGAAGAACAGAGTTTGTGTATTAGATGTGAAGTATAAATTTGGACAGTTGGTGGGGTAGATGTAAAATTTAAGAGCATTGATGAGGAGGTCAGGTGCCATAATTGAAAAATGGAGATCTTGCAAGGCATTGTTGGCTGAAGAGAAAgcttaatatttcaaaatattactATTGTTCGTAAACGGTGCATTCTGGGCGAAATAagctgtgttttttttcttgtgaaTAGGCCTTGTGAACAATGAAAAGGGACCCACCTCTAGCtcaaaaataagtaaaactctaaaaacacaAGAGTTTTTCAGCTATCCAAATGCACGCTAAATCACATTACTAGTATTATGCCTTGTTGTTTGAGAGTGAGTGTACTAACCCAGTTCGGTCTTTAAAGTCTTCATATCCCATTCTTCATGTCATGTTTTAGTTAAATTGTACCAGTTTATAACACACAAAATTGCTTCTGCATTCAAGTAGTcacaaatcttcatttccactatttaaaaaaaaaaatgttacaatgACTCCTTAGAAGAAAAGTCTGTGTAGAtcttcaatttgtttttgttggcttTTATTCTATCTCAATTATGCCCAATGTTTAAAAGAATCAACACACCAACTTGTAAAAACTCATCGCTTCATCTCACATCTTATAAAGACCAAAAACACAATTATGCCCAATGTTTACCGGTAAGGGTTTGTCCGAATAAAGAAAGAACAGAGTTTGTGTATCAAATGTGAAGCATAAATTTGGACAATTGGTGAGGTAGatgtaaaatttaagaaaattgatgAGGAGGTCAGGCTACCATAATTAAAGAATGGAGATCTCTCAAGATACACACCACTAGCTGAAGAGAAAacttaatatttcaaaatattactATTGGTAAAATGTGCATTTTGGGCAATATAAGCTGCATTTTTTTCTTGTGAATGGACCCTATGAACAATGAAAAAGGACTCACCTCCAGTTCAAAAATAAGCAAAACGCTGAAAACACAGGAGTTTTTCAACTATCCAAACACACGCTAAATCACATTACTAATTTCATGCCTTGGTGTTTGAGAGTGAGTGTACTAACCTAGTTCCGTCTTTAGAGTCTTCATATCCCAGTCTTCATGTCATGTTTTAGTTAAATTGTACTAGTTTATAACACACAAAATTGCTTCTAAATTCAAGAAGCcacaaatcttcatttccactataaaaaaaaaatgttacaatgACTCCTTAGAAGAAAAGTCGGTGTAGAtcttcaatttgtttttgttggcttTTATTCTATCTCAGAAGAtttccacttaaaaaaaaatgttacaatgACTCCTTAGAAGAAAAGTCTATGTAgattttcaatttgtttttgt from Castanea sativa cultivar Marrone di Chiusa Pesio chromosome 6, ASM4071231v1 includes:
- the LOC142640858 gene encoding uncharacterized protein LOC142640858, coding for MDPVLTVMAVSILLGSLIAFAFFASYFGKRKSEVQSIAKSELQPEPKKQNKPSQPKKSHLKPHSHSHADKDQNKRHHPLDLNTLKGHGDAVTGLCFSSDARSLATACADGVVRIFKLEDASSKSFKFLRINLPAGGNPTAVVFSDDASSIVVASQTLNGSSLYMYGEEKTKASDETKQPKLPLPEIKWVHQKVHEKKAILTLVGTNASYGTADGSTIVVSCSEGTDIMLWHGRTGKILGNVDTNQLKNTMAAISPNGRFIAAAAFTADVKVWEVVYSKDGSVKEVLKAMQLKGHKSAVTWLCFTPNSEQIITASKDGSIRIWNINVRYHLDEDPKTLKVFSIPLHDSSGATLHYDRLSISPDGRILAATHGSTLQWLSVETEKVLDTADKAHDGDITWISWAPKAIPLGDGEALVLATASVDKKVKLWAAPSTH